A single window of Senegalia massiliensis DNA harbors:
- a CDS encoding bifunctional 4-hydroxy-3-methylbut-2-enyl diphosphate reductase/30S ribosomal protein S1, with amino-acid sequence MKVILAKNSGFCFGVERAMDSTLDAINIKKNVSSLGPLIHNKQVTDDLKKKGLNTISDIDTINNGTIIIRSHGISKDIHEKLSSRNIEILDLTCPFVRKIQKKVQKFYNKGYNIIIIGDPNHPEVIGINGWCENSADIFNSKDDIDNSKKYDKICIVAQTTMNYEKFKLLSDIVSKNAEEVLIYNTICNATKLRQTSCREVASDVDAMIVIGGYHSSNTQKLVEISKEICKDTYHIETVDDLNLEKLKKYNVVGITAGASTPDWIIKEVVNRVSNIDNEMNKMMEEIEKTLVDFKKGDIVEGNIISINKDELMVNIGYKSDGIIKRNEVSNDNNIDLEKEFNLGDEIEVYILKLDDGEGNVLLSKKRVEDIKGWEELLDIFESEELVKGKIVEVVKGGVIVLVKGIRGFIPASHMSTNYVEDLNAYLGKELSLKIIEFNKSKKKLVLSRKNVELKEIQEEKEELWNSIEKDMKIEGEVKRLTNFGAFVDIGGVDGLVHISELSWGRTNHPSEIVNVGDKVEVVVLDFDKPKERISLGYKQTKDHPWNNIKEKYNIGDIVEGKVVKLVDFGAFVELLPGLDGLVHISEISEEHIAKPSEKLSKGEVVKVKILDIDEENNRLSLSIKETQEKEEISYQTEDSELSIGDMVNKDN; translated from the coding sequence TTGAAAGTAATTCTTGCTAAGAACTCTGGATTTTGTTTTGGAGTAGAAAGGGCTATGGATAGTACATTAGACGCAATAAATATTAAAAAGAATGTAAGTTCTTTAGGACCTTTAATTCACAACAAACAAGTTACAGATGATCTTAAGAAAAAAGGATTAAATACTATTAGTGATATAGACACTATAAATAATGGTACTATTATAATTAGATCTCATGGTATCTCTAAAGATATTCATGAAAAACTTAGTTCAAGAAATATAGAAATTCTAGATCTTACTTGTCCTTTTGTAAGAAAGATTCAAAAGAAAGTACAGAAATTTTATAATAAAGGATATAATATAATTATAATTGGTGACCCGAATCATCCTGAAGTTATTGGTATAAATGGATGGTGTGAAAATAGTGCTGATATATTTAACTCCAAAGATGATATTGATAATAGTAAGAAATATGATAAAATATGTATTGTGGCACAAACTACTATGAATTATGAAAAGTTTAAATTATTATCAGATATTGTTAGTAAAAATGCAGAAGAAGTTTTAATATATAATACTATTTGCAACGCTACTAAACTAAGACAAACTTCTTGTAGGGAAGTTGCAAGTGATGTAGATGCTATGATAGTTATTGGTGGATATCATAGTTCTAACACTCAGAAATTAGTAGAAATAAGCAAAGAAATATGTAAGGATACTTATCATATAGAAACTGTTGATGATTTAAATTTAGAGAAATTAAAAAAATATAATGTAGTTGGAATTACAGCTGGTGCATCTACACCTGACTGGATAATTAAGGAGGTTGTAAATAGAGTGAGTAATATTGATAATGAAATGAACAAAATGATGGAAGAGATTGAAAAAACTTTAGTAGACTTTAAAAAAGGTGATATTGTAGAAGGGAATATTATCTCAATAAATAAAGATGAGTTAATGGTTAATATAGGTTATAAGTCAGATGGTATAATTAAAAGAAATGAAGTATCTAATGATAATAATATAGATTTAGAAAAAGAGTTTAACTTAGGAGATGAAATTGAAGTTTATATTTTAAAACTTGATGATGGAGAAGGCAATGTTTTACTATCTAAAAAGAGAGTTGAAGATATAAAAGGTTGGGAAGAACTATTAGATATATTTGAAAGTGAAGAATTAGTAAAAGGTAAGATTGTAGAAGTTGTAAAGGGTGGAGTTATAGTATTAGTAAAAGGTATAAGAGGATTTATACCAGCTTCTCATATGTCAACAAATTATGTTGAAGATTTAAATGCATATTTAGGTAAAGAATTATCACTAAAAATCATTGAATTTAATAAGTCTAAAAAGAAATTAGTTTTATCTAGAAAAAATGTAGAACTTAAAGAAATACAAGAAGAAAAAGAAGAACTATGGAATAGCATAGAGAAAGATATGAAAATTGAAGGTGAAGTAAAAAGACTTACTAACTTTGGTGCTTTTGTAGATATTGGAGGAGTTGATGGATTAGTCCATATATCTGAACTTTCTTGGGGGAGAACAAATCATCCTTCTGAAATTGTTAATGTAGGAGATAAAGTAGAAGTAGTTGTATTAGATTTTGATAAACCTAAAGAAAGAATTTCTTTAGGTTATAAACAAACTAAAGATCATCCGTGGAATAATATAAAAGAAAAATATAATATTGGCGATATTGTAGAAGGAAAAGTTGTTAAATTAGTTGACTTTGGTGCATTTGTAGAATTATTACCAGGTTTAGATGGATTAGTTCATATATCTGAAATTTCAGAAGAGCATATTGCAAAACCTTCAGAAAAACTTTCAAAAGGTGAAGTTGTTAAAGTGAAAATTTTAGATATTGATGAAGAAAATAATAGATTGAGTTTAAGCATAAAAGAAACTCAAGAGAAAGAAGAAATTAGTTATCAAACTGAAGATAGTGAATTAAGTATTGGAGATATGGTAAATAAAGATAATTAA
- a CDS encoding lysophospholipid acyltransferase family protein yields MNFYHFFKNITGAILKIFYRINYHGKENIIKNSKIIVCSNHTNYFDPIILAKAFDERQLHFMAKKGLFKYKLIGAFIKKLGTFPVDREGSDLSAIKKALKILKEDKALGIFPEGTRVINDKKSEAKPGVAMIAVKSKSPVIPVYIDTNYKIFTKINVYIGQPIDLSIYKKQKNTIEDYKILSDKILKKIYSLKDEFREGEN; encoded by the coding sequence ATGAATTTTTATCATTTTTTTAAAAATATTACAGGTGCTATATTAAAAATTTTTTATAGAATAAATTATCATGGAAAAGAAAATATAATTAAAAATTCAAAAATTATAGTTTGTTCAAATCATACAAATTATTTTGATCCTATAATTTTAGCTAAAGCTTTCGATGAAAGGCAACTTCATTTTATGGCAAAAAAAGGACTTTTTAAATATAAACTTATAGGAGCATTTATAAAAAAACTAGGCACTTTTCCAGTTGATAGAGAGGGTTCAGATCTAAGTGCAATAAAAAAAGCTTTAAAAATACTAAAAGAAGATAAAGCATTAGGTATATTTCCAGAAGGTACTAGAGTTATTAATGATAAAAAATCAGAGGCTAAACCTGGGGTTGCCATGATAGCAGTAAAATCTAAATCACCAGTAATCCCTGTATATATTGATACAAACTATAAAATTTTCACTAAAATAAATGTATATATAGGACAACCTATAGATTTATCTATTTATAAAAAGCAAAAAAATACTATTGAGGATTATAAAATTTTAAGTGATAAAATTTTAAAAAAAATATATAGTTTAAAAGATGAATTTAGGGAGGGTGAAAATTGA